The Tenacibaculum jejuense genome includes a window with the following:
- a CDS encoding Arc family DNA binding domain-containing protein, with product MAKKKAFALRINEDMLKAVEKWAADEFRSTNGQIEWMLMKALKEAKREPKKKEEE from the coding sequence ATGGCTAAAAAGAAAGCATTTGCGTTACGAATAAATGAAGACATGCTTAAGGCTGTTGAAAAATGGGCTGCAGATGAGTTTCGTTCTACAAACGGACAAATAGAATGGATGCTTATGAAAGCCTTAAAAGAAGCAAAAAGAGAACCTAAGAAAAAAGAAGAGGAGTAA
- a CDS encoding DUF4177 domain-containing protein has protein sequence MKEYKVVKPKLGLHNRYQKMEDLLNQYAREGWVVKHIAESWIHIVLERDKNR, from the coding sequence ATGAAAGAATATAAAGTTGTTAAACCAAAACTGGGATTACATAATAGATATCAAAAAATGGAAGATTTGTTGAATCAATACGCACGAGAAGGTTGGGTTGTTAAACATATCGCTGAAAGTTGGATTCATATAGTCTTAGAAAGAGATAAAAACAGATAG
- a CDS encoding SPFH domain-containing protein: MKSEKIIKPASGYLMLLVFFILFIGSIVAMIKLESPLFIISLLASIIMLFGFILVNPNTSKVVLLFGKYIGTIKQNGLYWANPFYTKKKISLRASNFDSERLKVNDKLGNPVMISTILVWRVTDTYKAAFDVDNYENFVRVQTDAAVRKLASMYPYDNFADEGHEEDITLRSSVNEVSETLEKELEERLAIAGIEVLEARIGYLAYAQEIANAMLKRQQATAIVAARHKIVEGAVSMVEMALEELNKKEIIELDEERKAAMVSNLMIVLCGDKDASPVVNTGTLNH; this comes from the coding sequence ATGAAATCAGAAAAAATCATCAAACCAGCTAGTGGATATTTAATGCTGTTAGTATTCTTTATTTTGTTTATTGGAAGTATAGTTGCTATGATAAAATTAGAAAGTCCTCTTTTTATAATTTCATTATTAGCTTCTATTATTATGTTATTCGGATTTATTCTAGTGAATCCAAATACTTCTAAAGTTGTTTTACTTTTTGGAAAATACATTGGAACTATAAAACAAAACGGATTGTATTGGGCTAATCCTTTCTATACAAAAAAGAAAATTTCTTTACGTGCTAGTAATTTTGATAGTGAACGATTAAAGGTTAACGATAAGCTAGGAAATCCAGTAATGATTAGTACCATTTTAGTATGGCGTGTTACAGATACTTACAAGGCTGCATTCGATGTAGACAATTATGAAAACTTTGTTCGTGTACAAACTGATGCTGCAGTAAGAAAGTTAGCTAGTATGTATCCTTATGATAATTTTGCCGATGAAGGTCATGAAGAAGATATTACTTTACGTTCGAGTGTAAACGAAGTAAGTGAAACTTTAGAAAAAGAATTGGAAGAGCGTTTAGCTATTGCTGGAATAGAAGTTTTAGAAGCTCGAATTGGTTACTTAGCTTATGCGCAAGAAATCGCCAATGCCATGTTAAAAAGACAACAAGCTACTGCTATTGTAGCTGCAAGACATAAAATTGTTGAAGGTGCCGTAAGTATGGTAGAAATGGCTCTTGAAGAATTAAACAAAAAAGAAATTATTGAACTGGATGAAGAACGTAAAGCTGCAATGGTTAGTAATTTAATGATTGTACTTTGTGGTGATAAAGATGCTTCTCCGGTAGTGAATACAGGAACATTAAATCATTAA
- a CDS encoding TlpA disulfide reductase family protein, with translation MKFRLILLVLASTFIASCNTKNKKTTSADLKVTDGAIRILNYDQLKPLLEQQDDKVHVVNFWATWCKPCVEELPAFEKLNEEYKDKNVELLLVSLDFPNQIQSELLPFIKEHELKPEVVVLDDPDQDKWINGISTEWSGAIPATIIYKNGKRAFYEQSFNYDLLNKELQQFLN, from the coding sequence ATGAAATTCAGATTAATTTTATTGGTATTAGCTTCAACTTTTATTGCTTCTTGTAATACGAAAAACAAGAAAACAACTTCAGCAGATTTAAAAGTGACAGATGGAGCTATAAGAATCTTAAATTACGATCAATTAAAACCCTTATTAGAACAGCAAGATGATAAAGTTCATGTAGTTAATTTTTGGGCTACTTGGTGTAAGCCATGTGTAGAAGAGTTACCTGCATTTGAAAAATTGAATGAAGAATACAAGGATAAAAATGTAGAATTATTACTTGTAAGTTTAGACTTTCCTAATCAAATTCAGAGTGAATTATTACCATTTATAAAAGAGCACGAATTAAAACCAGAAGTTGTGGTTTTAGATGATCCAGATCAAGATAAATGGATTAATGGTATTTCTACAGAATGGTCTGGAGCAATTCCTGCAACTATCATTTATAAGAATGGTAAGAGAGCTTTTTACGAGCAATCATTTAATTATGATTTATTAAATAAAGAATTACAACAATTTTTAAACTAA
- a CDS encoding thioredoxin family protein, with amino-acid sequence MKIFKSVFVLLVLVASVAFTVKDKGAYKIGDKVDNFMLKNIDGKMVSLSDYNNVSGVVVIFTCNHCPYSKMYEDRIIALDKTYKDMGFPVVAINPNDPSVSQGDDYESMKVRAKEKGFTFPYLFDEGQKVYPKFGATKTPHTFILKRKKKDFILSYIGAIDNNARDASNASVKYVEEAILSLIDGDMPTKTETKAIGCSIKTKK; translated from the coding sequence ATGAAAATTTTTAAATCAGTATTTGTATTACTAGTATTAGTAGCTAGTGTAGCTTTTACAGTTAAAGATAAAGGAGCTTATAAAATTGGCGATAAAGTAGATAATTTTATGCTTAAAAATATCGACGGTAAAATGGTTTCTTTAAGTGACTATAACAATGTTAGTGGAGTAGTAGTCATATTCACATGTAATCATTGTCCGTATTCTAAAATGTATGAAGATAGAATTATAGCTTTAGATAAGACATATAAGGACATGGGGTTCCCAGTTGTAGCAATAAACCCAAATGATCCTAGTGTTTCTCAAGGAGATGATTATGAATCTATGAAAGTAAGAGCTAAAGAAAAAGGATTTACTTTTCCATATTTATTCGATGAAGGGCAAAAAGTATATCCAAAATTTGGTGCTACAAAAACACCTCATACTTTTATTCTAAAGAGAAAAAAGAAAGACTTTATTTTATCTTACATTGGAGCCATTGATAACAATGCAAGGGATGCGAGTAATGCCAGCGTTAAGTATGTAGAAGAAGCAATTTTAAGTTTAATAGATGGTGATATGCCTACAAAAACTGAAACTAAAGCTATCGGATGCTCTATTAAAACAAAGAAATAA
- a CDS encoding glycerophosphodiester phosphodiesterase — protein MNLFKFIPLAVLAISMFTSCSDDNDNNDNDSEKRPLIIAHRGAQSILPEHTIEGFTKAIELEADFIEPDLVLTKDGHLIVRHEPMLSGTTNVADVEAFANLKTTKNLDGKMVTDWFAIDFTLAQIKQLKAKQAYAGRPTNFDNQFDIPTFEEVITLAKTQTQTTGRTIGIYPEIKHPYFHNEVFGAHYMEDELIKVLKENDYNTIESAIFVQCFEVEPLQYINTKSPVKLVQLISTYNINQDGSLDFNVPDGDFISYGSPYDFFINGDQRTYEFFTTKEGMEFTASYADGIGPWKPFIISYKTDANNITVLEPTNFIELAHDYDLQVHPYTFRNENTQWSGGNPETEYHLFFNAGVDGLFTDYTDEAVKALQTWKQNKE, from the coding sequence ATGAATCTATTTAAATTTATTCCCTTAGCTGTTCTAGCTATTAGCATGTTTACATCTTGTTCAGATGATAATGATAACAATGATAATGACAGCGAAAAAAGACCATTAATTATTGCTCACAGAGGAGCACAATCTATTTTACCAGAGCATACGATTGAAGGTTTCACAAAAGCAATTGAATTAGAAGCAGATTTTATTGAACCAGATTTAGTTTTAACTAAAGACGGTCATTTAATCGTTAGGCATGAGCCTATGTTATCTGGAACAACTAACGTAGCAGATGTAGAAGCATTCGCAAATTTAAAAACAACAAAAAACTTAGATGGTAAAATGGTAACCGATTGGTTTGCTATAGATTTTACCTTAGCACAAATCAAACAATTAAAAGCAAAACAAGCTTATGCAGGAAGACCAACTAATTTTGATAATCAGTTTGATATTCCAACATTTGAAGAGGTAATTACTTTAGCAAAAACACAAACACAAACTACAGGTAGAACTATTGGAATTTATCCAGAAATTAAACATCCGTATTTCCATAACGAAGTTTTTGGTGCGCATTATATGGAAGATGAATTAATCAAAGTTTTAAAAGAGAATGATTACAATACAATTGAATCTGCAATTTTTGTTCAGTGTTTTGAAGTTGAACCATTACAATATATCAATACAAAATCACCTGTGAAGTTAGTACAGTTGATTTCTACTTATAATATTAATCAAGATGGATCTCTAGATTTTAATGTTCCAGACGGAGATTTCATTTCTTATGGTTCTCCTTATGATTTTTTTATAAACGGAGATCAAAGAACATATGAGTTTTTTACAACCAAAGAAGGAATGGAATTTACAGCTAGTTATGCCGATGGAATTGGGCCATGGAAACCTTTTATTATTTCTTACAAGACAGATGCAAATAATATTACAGTTTTAGAGCCAACAAACTTCATTGAATTAGCTCATGATTACGATTTACAAGTACATCCTTACACATTTAGAAATGAAAACACACAGTGGAGTGGAGGAAACCCAGAAACTGAATATCATTTGTTTTTCAATGCAGGTGTAGATGGATTATTTACTGATTACACTGATGAAGCTGTAAAAGCATTACAAACTTGGAAACAAAATAAAGAGTAA
- the tsaD gene encoding tRNA (adenosine(37)-N6)-threonylcarbamoyltransferase complex transferase subunit TsaD: MSEKSIYILGIESSCDDTSAAVIHNGKVLSNVVANQEVHAKYGGVVPELASRAHQQHIVPVVQQAIAQAGITKSDLRGIAFTRGPGLMGSLLVGTSFAKSLALGLNIPLLDVNHMQGHVLAHFIEEEGSKIPPFPFICLTISGGHTQIVKISNHFEMEVLGETIDDAVGEAFDKSAKILGLPYPGGPLIDKYAKEGNPKAFAFTQPKVGDLEFSFSGLKTQILYFVQKNVKENPNFIEENLVDICASIQHTIVEILMKKLKNTVKQTGIKHIAIAGGVSANSEIRKRLQLAEKHWGWTTYIPKFQYTTDNAAMIAIVGYLKYLNNDFADFSVSAKARLKVTE; encoded by the coding sequence TTGAGCGAAAAATCTATTTATATTTTAGGTATAGAAAGTTCTTGTGACGATACTAGTGCTGCTGTAATTCACAATGGTAAAGTTTTGAGTAATGTTGTAGCAAACCAAGAAGTTCATGCTAAGTATGGTGGTGTAGTTCCTGAATTAGCTTCGAGAGCTCACCAACAACATATTGTTCCCGTGGTTCAACAGGCGATAGCACAAGCTGGAATTACAAAATCTGATTTAAGAGGAATTGCTTTTACAAGAGGTCCTGGTTTAATGGGTTCACTTCTTGTGGGAACATCTTTTGCCAAATCTTTAGCTCTTGGTTTAAATATTCCTTTATTGGATGTAAACCATATGCAAGGTCATGTTTTAGCACATTTTATAGAAGAAGAAGGCAGTAAAATTCCTCCTTTCCCTTTTATTTGTTTAACCATTAGTGGTGGACATACACAGATTGTGAAAATTTCGAATCATTTTGAAATGGAAGTTCTTGGAGAAACCATAGATGACGCTGTTGGAGAAGCTTTTGATAAATCTGCAAAAATTTTAGGTTTACCTTATCCAGGCGGACCTTTAATTGACAAATACGCCAAAGAAGGAAATCCTAAAGCATTTGCTTTTACACAACCAAAAGTTGGTGATTTAGAGTTTAGTTTTAGTGGTTTAAAAACTCAGATTTTATATTTTGTTCAGAAAAATGTAAAAGAGAATCCGAATTTTATAGAAGAAAACTTAGTTGATATTTGTGCCTCTATACAACATACAATTGTAGAAATATTAATGAAGAAATTAAAAAACACTGTAAAACAAACAGGCATAAAACATATTGCTATTGCTGGTGGTGTTTCTGCAAATTCTGAAATTAGAAAACGACTACAATTAGCAGAGAAACATTGGGGATGGACAACTTACATTCCAAAGTTTCAATATACAACTGATAATGCTGCTATGATTGCTATAGTTGGTTATTTAAAATATTTAAACAATGATTTTGCAGATTTTTCTGTTTCTGCAAAAGCTCGTTTAAAAGTAACAGAATAA
- a CDS encoding translocation/assembly module TamB domain-containing protein translates to MAALLLLLVIVLSIPAVQSKLAKIATKRINEDFNTNIIIKKIDLSFLGNVQLKDVEIRDHHNDTLIFVKNLKTSLQNAKKVVDNKVNLGDVSLSGVHFYMKIYKDEKEDNLAVFIKSFEDGSDDKKSDTPFTLNAKNIYLEDLNYKISDDNRRSPLQYAAYNAGGSIQDFKLIGPDVYANIRGLYLTDDRGLHITNLTTDFFYSKTEMDFKNTTIKTNNGTFLKADIIFDYKRKDLASFTDKVKIKANFKKSTLAVKDANKFYGELRGNDKLIFTGYVAGTLNNFSARNINMYSKNGMIIRGDMDFVNAFNTDRGFLFDADIVKVSSNYNQLKSILPNVLGKTLPSNFKRIGNFSLSGLLSLTPDQMDATLSLDSELGSTVSDLLFTNIDAIDEATYDGVIEFVDFDIGKFAESKDLKKVSLKADVQGSGFNVDNINSSIIGKVTRLDFRGYTYQDLNVNGQFQNRKFDGYLQSSDENFKLDFKGLADFSSETHKFDFIADIDKLDLKKTNFFDRDSISELKGKIQLDLVGNTFDDIIGKATFENLIYKNEKKTFSFKNFNIKSSVKDSIKTIEVNSSDIVKGKLEGKFYFNDILPVFQNALGSVYTNYEAIPIDKHQFLNFDFTIYNQIVGVFLPDISIGKNTRIKGRINSDKNAVKLTFSSPNIKAYENDVKDVVLRVDNKNKLYNTHLTAQKIANKYYDISKLNLVNRTANDTLFFKSTFKGGKKEKESYDLNFFYTINPAHESVVGLQKSTFNHNNFDWIINPKADKNNKLAFNLKQNVYKLSPLQLISGEQKIDLEGTLIGEHEKDIKASFKQVELLSFLPEMEGLTLGGALNGNVALKEKGGKIEPKADIVINDVLVNDFSQGTLKAKIEGENSLNKYNVDISLRDYNFDNVKVKGGIDFTNTKKPQIDFKVNFKEYELNGFTDFGGEVISNIRGRLSGDFTAKGLAYNPDFKGELQLDDAGLTFPYLNIDFDLIENTKIKLENQTFYIGNIIIKDTKYDTKGYLNGTITHSNFEQWYLKLDLDTPNLLVLDTKEAEDIPYYGKGFIRGNARIRGLTSNLSINVNGRTEKGTLFVIPLNDVTTIDNYKLIRFKTNEEVNQEEISIEKIKGVNLKFDLDVTKDAIAQVVIDKVSGSDLKGSGNGNLHIEIDTRGKFIMDGAITIDNGVYNFKYGGIISKPFQVQRGGTISWTGDPLKAQLDLTAIYQTKANPAQLLDNINSTRKIPIDLYTHITGGLFDSKQEFDIRIPNANSTVASELEFKLNENDINTKMQHFTFLMAFGTFYNEENIGNSASNGLTGTAAQVASNILSSVINKEDSKFKIGVAYTQGDRTNVEQLQNNIDDQVDLSFSTQISDRVLVNGALGVPIGTNTQTSVVDVKVEVLLNEEGTLRGTFFNKPNDIQFDIDNEGYTQGLGLSYQVNFNTLGELGEKLGLKKKKQKKKKEVKKDSIIVKRSLIKFKKKQDTTKIKE, encoded by the coding sequence TTGGCAGCTCTTTTATTACTTTTAGTAATAGTATTATCTATTCCAGCTGTTCAAAGTAAATTAGCTAAAATCGCTACAAAACGTATAAACGAAGATTTCAATACAAATATTATCATTAAAAAAATTGATTTATCTTTTTTAGGTAATGTTCAGTTGAAAGATGTTGAAATTAGAGACCACCATAACGATACCCTAATTTTCGTAAAAAACCTTAAAACTTCACTTCAAAATGCCAAAAAAGTTGTAGACAATAAAGTAAATTTAGGAGATGTTAGTTTATCTGGAGTTCACTTTTATATGAAGATTTATAAAGATGAAAAAGAAGATAATTTAGCAGTTTTTATAAAAAGCTTTGAAGATGGAAGTGATGATAAAAAAAGTGATACTCCTTTTACTTTAAATGCAAAAAACATTTACTTAGAAGATTTAAATTATAAAATCTCAGATGATAATAGGAGGAGTCCTTTACAATATGCAGCATATAATGCAGGTGGAAGTATTCAAGATTTTAAACTCATAGGTCCAGATGTATATGCCAATATAAGAGGGTTATATTTAACTGATGATAGAGGTTTACATATTACAAATTTAACAACCGATTTTTTTTACAGTAAAACTGAAATGGATTTTAAAAATACGACCATTAAGACTAATAATGGAACATTTTTAAAAGCAGACATTATTTTCGATTACAAACGAAAAGATTTAGCCAGTTTTACAGACAAAGTAAAAATTAAAGCAAACTTTAAGAAAAGTACACTTGCTGTTAAAGATGCAAACAAATTCTATGGAGAACTTAGAGGGAATGATAAATTAATTTTTACTGGTTATGTAGCTGGAACGTTGAATAACTTTAGCGCAAGAAATATTAATATGTACTCAAAGAACGGAATGATCATCCGTGGAGATATGGATTTTGTCAATGCATTTAATACAGATAGAGGTTTTTTATTTGATGCAGATATAGTAAAAGTGTCTTCAAATTATAATCAGTTAAAGAGTATTTTACCAAATGTATTAGGGAAAACATTACCAAGTAATTTCAAAAGAATAGGTAACTTCTCTTTATCAGGTTTATTAAGTTTAACTCCAGATCAAATGGATGCTACACTAAGTTTAGATTCTGAGTTAGGAAGTACAGTTTCAGATTTATTATTTACAAATATAGATGCGATAGACGAAGCAACTTACGATGGAGTTATTGAATTTGTTGATTTTGATATTGGAAAATTTGCAGAAAGTAAAGATTTAAAAAAAGTTTCACTTAAAGCCGATGTACAAGGAAGTGGATTCAACGTAGATAATATCAATTCATCTATTATAGGAAAAGTTACTCGATTAGATTTTAGAGGATATACATATCAAGATCTTAATGTAAATGGTCAGTTTCAAAATAGAAAGTTTGACGGATATCTACAATCAAGTGACGAAAATTTTAAACTGGATTTTAAAGGACTAGCTGATTTTTCTTCTGAAACTCATAAGTTCGATTTTATTGCAGATATTGATAAACTAGATTTAAAGAAAACCAATTTTTTTGATCGTGATAGTATCTCTGAGTTAAAAGGAAAAATTCAATTAGATCTTGTCGGAAATACTTTTGATGATATTATCGGAAAAGCAACTTTTGAAAATCTTATTTACAAAAATGAAAAGAAAACTTTTTCATTTAAAAACTTCAATATTAAATCATCAGTAAAAGATAGCATTAAAACTATTGAAGTGAATTCGTCTGATATTGTAAAAGGAAAGTTAGAAGGGAAATTCTACTTTAATGATATATTACCAGTATTTCAAAATGCTTTAGGTAGTGTTTACACTAACTATGAAGCTATACCAATTGATAAACATCAGTTCTTAAATTTTGATTTTACAATTTATAATCAAATTGTAGGTGTATTTTTACCCGATATATCTATTGGAAAAAATACTAGAATAAAAGGAAGAATTAATTCAGATAAAAATGCGGTTAAACTCACATTTTCTTCACCGAATATAAAAGCCTACGAGAACGACGTTAAAGATGTAGTATTAAGAGTAGATAATAAAAACAAACTATACAACACACATTTAACTGCACAGAAAATAGCTAATAAATATTATGATATTAGCAAACTTAATTTAGTAAATAGAACAGCAAACGATACATTATTTTTTAAGTCTACATTTAAGGGAGGAAAAAAAGAGAAAGAGAGTTATGACTTGAATTTCTTCTATACTATAAATCCAGCTCATGAATCTGTTGTCGGTTTACAAAAATCGACATTCAATCACAATAATTTTGATTGGATAATTAACCCAAAAGCAGATAAAAACAATAAGTTAGCTTTTAACTTAAAACAAAATGTTTATAAACTCAGTCCATTACAACTAATATCAGGAGAACAAAAAATAGATTTAGAAGGAACTTTAATAGGAGAGCACGAAAAAGATATTAAAGCCAGTTTTAAACAGGTAGAATTATTAAGTTTTCTTCCAGAAATGGAAGGGTTAACTTTAGGAGGAGCATTAAATGGTAATGTTGCACTTAAAGAAAAAGGAGGAAAAATAGAACCTAAAGCAGATATTGTTATCAATGATGTTTTAGTGAATGATTTTTCACAAGGTACTCTGAAGGCAAAAATTGAAGGAGAAAACTCATTAAATAAGTATAATGTTGATATCTCTTTACGTGATTATAATTTTGATAACGTAAAAGTAAAAGGTGGTATAGATTTTACAAATACCAAAAAGCCTCAAATTGATTTTAAAGTTAACTTTAAAGAATATGAATTAAATGGTTTTACTGATTTTGGTGGTGAAGTAATTTCGAATATAAGAGGACGTTTATCTGGAGATTTTACAGCTAAAGGATTAGCTTATAATCCTGATTTTAAAGGAGAATTACAACTTGATGATGCTGGTTTAACGTTTCCATATTTAAATATTGACTTTGACCTTATTGAAAACACTAAAATTAAACTAGAAAATCAAACATTCTATATTGGTAATATCATAATAAAAGATACCAAGTATGATACTAAAGGGTATTTAAACGGAACAATTACACACAGTAATTTCGAACAATGGTATTTAAAACTTGATCTAGATACGCCTAATTTATTAGTCTTAGATACAAAAGAAGCTGAAGATATTCCATACTACGGAAAAGGGTTTATTAGAGGAAATGCTAGAATACGAGGTTTAACAAGTAATTTAAGTATAAATGTTAATGGAAGAACAGAAAAAGGAACTTTATTTGTTATTCCTTTAAATGATGTTACTACAATTGATAACTACAAATTAATTCGTTTTAAAACAAATGAAGAAGTAAATCAAGAAGAAATAAGTATTGAAAAAATCAAAGGAGTGAATCTTAAATTTGATTTAGATGTTACTAAAGATGCTATTGCCCAAGTTGTAATTGATAAAGTTTCTGGAAGTGATTTAAAAGGTAGTGGAAATGGAAATTTGCATATAGAAATTGATACACGTGGTAAATTTATTATGGATGGTGCTATTACGATTGATAATGGAGTTTATAATTTTAAATACGGAGGAATTATTAGTAAACCTTTTCAAGTACAACGTGGAGGTACAATTTCGTGGACTGGAGATCCTTTAAAAGCACAGCTCGATTTAACAGCGATTTATCAAACCAAGGCCAATCCTGCTCAATTATTAGATAATATAAATTCGACAAGAAAAATACCTATCGATCTTTACACACATATCACAGGAGGATTATTTGACTCTAAACAAGAATTTGATATAAGAATTCCTAACGCAAATTCTACAGTAGCTTCAGAACTTGAATTTAAATTAAACGAAAATGATATCAATACCAAAATGCAGCATTTTACTTTTTTAATGGCTTTTGGTACGTTTTATAATGAAGAAAATATAGGAAATAGTGCCTCAAACGGATTAACAGGTACTGCAGCTCAAGTGGCTTCAAATATTTTATCAAGTGTAATAAATAAAGAAGATAGTAAATTTAAAATAGGAGTTGCGTACACACAAGGAGATAGAACAAATGTTGAACAACTTCAAAATAATATAGACGATCAGGTCGATTTATCCTTTTCAACTCAAATTTCAGATCGTGTTTTAGTAAATGGAGCTTTAGGTGTTCCTATTGGAACAAATACACAAACAAGCGTAGTAGATGTAAAGGTAGAAGTATTGTTAAATGAAGAAGGTACTTTAAGAGGAACATTCTTTAATAAACCTAATGATATTCAATTTGATATTGATAATGAAGGATATACCCAAGGTTTAGGTTTGTCTTATCAAGTAAATTTCAATACTTTAGGAGAATTAGGTGAGAAGCTAGGGCTAAAGAAAAAGAAGCAAAAAAAGAAAAAAGAAGTAAAAAAAGATAGTATTATTGTAAAGAGAAGTTTGATAAAATTCAAAAAAAAACAAGACACTACAAAAATAAAAGAATGA
- a CDS encoding DUF368 domain-containing protein, with amino-acid sequence MSRTTKNYIVLALKGMAMGAADVVPGVSGGTIAFISGIYEELLQSISNINLSLFKTLKKEGLKTAWQQLNGNFLLALFSGILISVLSLAKIISWLLETKPILVWSFFFGLVLASVIYVGRQIKQWNILSFILIVSAAVTAYIITTLPPLVSESSSNIFLFLSGAIAICAMILPGISGSFILVLLGAYKPILNAVSSRDFVTIAFVALGSIVGLLSFSRVLKWLFANYKNYTLAALTGFIIGSLNKIWPWKKVLTYRTNSHGEKEAFNELSVSPFSFDGDPQLTYAVILSIIGFSLIILLEKLAVKE; translated from the coding sequence ATGAGCCGAACAACTAAAAACTATATAGTTTTAGCTTTAAAAGGAATGGCAATGGGGGCAGCAGACGTTGTGCCAGGAGTATCAGGAGGAACAATAGCATTTATTTCAGGAATTTACGAAGAATTACTACAATCTATAAGTAATATAAATTTAAGTTTGTTTAAAACCCTAAAAAAAGAAGGGTTGAAAACAGCTTGGCAGCAACTAAATGGGAATTTTTTACTAGCACTATTTTCAGGTATTCTTATAAGTGTTTTGTCACTAGCTAAAATCATTTCTTGGTTATTAGAAACCAAACCAATTTTAGTATGGTCTTTTTTCTTTGGCTTAGTTTTAGCAAGTGTTATTTATGTTGGAAGACAAATCAAACAATGGAATATATTATCATTCATTTTAATAGTTTCAGCTGCTGTAACAGCTTATATAATAACAACTTTACCTCCATTAGTTTCTGAAAGCTCATCAAATATATTTTTATTTCTTTCTGGTGCGATAGCAATTTGCGCTATGATTTTACCTGGAATTTCAGGGTCTTTTATTTTGGTCCTGTTAGGAGCTTACAAGCCAATATTAAATGCGGTAAGTTCTAGAGATTTTGTAACTATTGCTTTTGTTGCATTAGGATCTATAGTTGGATTGTTATCATTTTCAAGAGTATTAAAATGGTTATTTGCAAATTATAAAAACTATACGTTAGCAGCATTAACAGGTTTTATTATCGGTTCATTAAACAAGATCTGGCCTTGGAAAAAGGTTTTAACCTACAGAACTAATTCTCATGGAGAAAAAGAAGCTTTTAACGAATTATCAGTATCCCCTTTTTCTTTTGATGGTGATCCGCAATTAACTTATGCAGTAATTTTATCAATCATTGGTTTTAGCTTAATTATTCTTTTAGAAAAATTAGCAGTTAAAGAGTAA